Proteins from a genomic interval of Papaver somniferum cultivar HN1 chromosome 4, ASM357369v1, whole genome shotgun sequence:
- the LOC113275303 gene encoding uncharacterized protein LOC113275303 — MMQILTSTLTNMLAGTKGRLYRRDLGAAASRFLQLLSHVKCLSISERVLRILSCVKDLKNRLPTFHRLKQLNVEREAGTDKALIALLQSAPSLESVVFNEFISMYTIYGLLNGDEDEGDNHANDDDGLDLDMVTIQLLHLKSVSFKVFSGRPREISWVKLILKNAEVLETMTLFSLSSLFKCEKQRRI; from the exons ATGATGCAAATCTTGACTTCAACTTTGACGAACATGTTAGCGGGTACAAAAGGGAGGTTATACAGGAGAGATCTTGGTGCTGCTGCAAGTAGGTTTCTTCAACTGCTTTCTCATGTGAAGTGTCTATCAATTTCTGAACGAGTCCTACGG ATTTTGTCATGTGTTAAAGATCTCAAAAACCGTTTGCCTACATTTCATCGTTTGAAACAGCTGAACGTGGAACGTGAAGCAGGTACTGATAAAGCACTAATTGCTTTGCTCCAATCAGCACCCAGTCTGGAGTCCGTTGTTTTTAATGAG TTCATTTCCATGTATACAATCTACGGCTTACTAAACGGTGATGAAGACGAGGGTGACAACCACGCGAATGATGATGATGGTTTGGATCTTGATATGGTGACCATCCAACTTCTACACCTCAAGTCAGTTTCCTTCAAGGTATTTTCAGGTAGACCAAGAGAGATAAGTTGGGTGAAACTAATTTTGAAGAATGCAGAAGTGTTGGAAACAATGACCTTATTCTCTTTGTCCTCACTATTCAAATGTGAAAAGCAAAGAAGAATTTAA
- the LOC113275304 gene encoding ATP-dependent RNA helicase HAS1-like has translation MDSSDEEINHENEGVMMNQKRKRDRKQKGSKKQVEIPVSESEEEEEEDLIDRIEEEEEDRDEEEEDTDEEEEDTDEDHEEDEDGDEEEEEEEEEEEEEADVAFSTLGLSQPTMNAIRDIGFANMTQVQARAIPQLLKRKNVLGIAGTGSGKTLALLIPAVELLYKKKFSSHNGTGVVVICPTRELAMQTHAAAKDLLKYHTQTLGLVMDGAARRGEAERLVKGVNLLIATPGRLLDHLQNTKGFIYKNLKCLIVDEADRMLEENFEEQMKQIIKLLPKEKIKKIKNGQKITILVRTTALFSATQTTKVEDIAHLLFKSIPVYVNVGDGRSESTVEGLQLGYCIVPSARRFILLYSFLKRNLSKKVMVFFSSCCSVKYHLELLRHLHVDCFDIHGKQNQQKRTSTFSDFCEAEKGILLCTDVAARGLDIPAVDWIVQYDPPDEPKEFIHRVGRTAHGENANGNALLFLIPEELQFLQFLKAAKVPLKEYAFDEKKLTKVQSQLEGVVAKNYYLNMSAKEAYRSYILAYNSHSMKEIFNVHKLDLQAVATSFCFSGPPKINLAPDSSKSKFRKKSCKN, from the exons ATGGATAGTTCAGACGAAGAGATTAACCatgaaaatgaaggggttatgatGAATCAGAAGAGGAAGAGAGATAGGAAGCAGAAGGGAAGTAAGAAACAAGTAGAAATACCAGTCTCAGaaagtgaggaggaggaggaagaagatcttattgatagaattgaagaagaagaagaagatagagacgaagaagaagaggatacagacgaagaagaagaggatacaGATGAAGACCACGAAGAAGacgaggatggagatgaagaagaagaggaagaggaagaggaagaagaagaagaggcggATGTTGCTTTCTCTACTTTAGGCCTTTCTCAACCTACCATGAACGCTATTAGAGATATTGGTTTTGCAAATATGACTCAG GTTCAAGCTAGAGCTATTCCACAACTTCTGAAACGAAAGAATGTTCTTGGAATTGCAGGGACGGGTTCTGGGAAGACCCTAGCTTTATTGATACCAGCCGTTGAATTGTTATACAAGAAAAAGTTCAGTTCGCATAATGGAACTGGGGTGGTTGTCATTTGCCCGACCAGAGAACTTGCTATGCAG ACACATGCTGCGGCTAAGGACCTTCTCAAGTACCACACTCAGACTCTTGGGCTGGTTATGGATGGTGCAGCTCGAAGAGGAGAAGCAGAACGCCTTGTGAAAGGAGTAAATCTGTTAATTGCTACCCCTGGCAGACTTCTTGATCATCTTCAGAATACCAAGggatttatttataaaaatttgaAG TGCCTCATAGTTGATGAAGCTGATCGAATGCTGGAAGAGAACTTTGAGGAGCAAATGAAGCAGATTATAAAGCTTCTTCCAaaggaaaagataaaaaagattaaaaatggccAAAAGATCACTATTTTG GTGAGAACCACAGCTCTGTTTTCCGCCACCCAGACTACGAAGGTCGAAGATATTGCACACTTGTTATTTAAGTCCATCCCGGTGTATGTTAATGTGGGTGATGGCAGGTCCGAG TCCACAGTAGAAGGATTGCAGCTAGGTTACTGCATTGTGCCAAGTGCTAGGAGATTCATTCTGTTGTATTCCTTCTTGAAAAGAAATCTGTCCAAGAAAGTTATGGTTTTCTTCTCTTCATGCTGTTCTGTAAAATATCACTTGGAGCTTCTGAGGCACCTTCATGTGGACTGCTTTGATATCCATGGAAAACAAAACCAGCAGAAGCGTACGTCAACCTTTTCTGATTTCTGCGAGGCAGAGAAAGGCATCTTATTATGTACAGATGTTGCTGCTCGTGGGCTTGATATTCCTGCTGTG GACTGGATCGTGCAGTATGATCCTCCAGATGAGCCCAAG GAGTTCATCCACAGGGTTGGTCGAACAGCTCATGGTGAAAATGCAAATGGAAACGCGCTTCTCTTCTTAATACCAGAAGAGTTGCAATTTTTACAATTTCTAAAG GCAGCAAAAGTACCGCTGAAAGAGTACGCATTTGACGAAAAGAAGCTAACAAAAGTGCAATCTCAATTG GAGGGAGTGGTGGCCAAAAACTATTATCTAAACATGTCAGCAAAAGAAGCATACAGATCGTATATATTGGCCTATAATTCACATTCTATGAAGGAAATCTTCAACGTTCACAAACTCGACCTGCAG GCTGTTGCTACTTCCTTCTGCTTTTCTGGTCCACCAAAGATAAATCTGGCACCTGATAGCAGTAAATCAAAATTTAGAAAGAAGAGTTGTAAAAATTGA
- the LOC113275305 gene encoding protein BASIC PENTACYSTEINE1-like, producing MDNLRNWHGYYEPPHRGHSGLNLSSPTERDTKPLFNNQHGGGIGRNHQVMVNNNMNNGGVYHPHRVVDIGMPETHLPHLNTSSVDFWLNQRQDVKVNMNGNHLNHMNHINSYGGLSEASGSHGLQNIPQQAEAMKVERMVPMEPPINGNGPLKKRPGGRAQKSPKPKKPKRVVPKDEDGIPTQRASRPARKSMGVNINGIDIDLSVIPIPVCSCTGAPQQCYRWGCGGWQSACCTTSISMYPLPMSNKRRGARIAGRKMSQGAFKKVLEKLATEGYSLSSPIDLRTHWAKHGTNKFVTIR from the coding sequence ATGGACAATCTGAGAAATTGGCATGGTTATTATGAACCACCACACCGAGGTCACTCTGGTTTGAACCTTAGCTCACCTACTGAGAGAGATACTAAGCCATTGTTTAATAACCAACATGGAGGAGGTATAGGAAGGAATCATCAAGTTATGGTTAATAACAATATGAACAATGGTGGAGTGTATCATCCTCATAGAGTCGTCGACATCGGGATGCCAGAGACACATCTGCCACATCTTAATACTTCTTCAGTGGATTTTTGGCTTAATCAGAGGCAGGATGTCAAAGTTAATATGAATGGAAACCATTTAAACCATATGAACCATATCAACTCTTACGGTGGTCTGTCCGAAGCTTCTGGAAGTCATGGATTGCAGAATATACCTCAGCAGGCTGAGGCAATGAAAGTAGAAAGAATGGTTCCTATGGAACCTCCAATCAATGGCAATGGACCACTGAAGAAAAGACCTGGGGGTAGAGCACAGAAATCACCCAAACCTAAAAAGCCTAAGAGAGTGGTGCCCAAAGATGAAGATGGTATTCCAACTCAAAGAGCATCAAGGCCTGCTAGGAAGAGTATGGGAGTTAATATAAATGGGATCGATATAGATCTCTCGGTAATACCTATCCCTGTTTGCTCATGCACTGGAGCTCCTCAGCAATGTTATCGATGGGGCTGTGGTGGGTGGCAATCAGCTTGTTGTACAACTAGTATTTCTATGTATCCGTTGCCGATGAGCAACAAAAGAAGAGGTGCAAGGATAGCTGGAAGGAAAATGAGTCAAGGAGCTTTTAAAAAGGTTTTGGAGAAATTGGCGACGGAAGGTTACAGTCTTTCCAGTCCAATTGATTTGAGGACTCACTGGGCAAAGCATGGTACCAACAAATTTGTCACCATCAGGTAG
- the LOC113275306 gene encoding calmodulin-like isoform X1: MADQLTEDQISEFKEAFSLFDKDGDGCITTKELGTVMRSLGQNPTEAELQDMINEVDADQNGTIDFPEFLDLMARKMKDTDSEEELKEAFKVFDKDQNGFISAAELRHVMTNLGEKLTDEEVDEMIREADVDGDGQVNYEEFVKMMLAK; this comes from the exons ATGGCTGATCAGTTAACAGAAGATCAGATCTCAGAATTCAAGGAAGCTTTTAGCTTATTTGATAAAGATGGAGATG GCTGTATCACTACTAAAGAGTTGGGAACTGTAATGAGGTCTCTGGGACAGAATCCAACTGAAGCTGAACTTCAGGACATGATCAACGAGGTTGATGCTGACCAAAATGGAACTATTGATTTCCCTGAGTTCTTGGATTTGATGGCACGAAAGATGAAA GATACTGATTCTGAGGAGGAACTGAAGGAAGCTTTTAAGGTCTTTGATAAGGATCAAAATGGTTTCATTTCCGCTGCTGAG TTGCGACATGTTATGACAAATCTGGGAGAGAAATTGACTGATGAGGAAGTGGATGAGATGATTCGTGAAGCAGATGTTGATGGAGATGGCCAGGTCAACTACGAGGAGTTTGTCAAGATGATGTTGGCCAAGTAA
- the LOC113275306 gene encoding calmodulin-like isoform X2: MRSLGQNPTEAELQDMINEVDADQNGTIDFPEFLDLMARKMKDTDSEEELKEAFKVFDKDQNGFISAAELRHVMTNLGEKLTDEEVDEMIREADVDGDGQVNYEEFVKMMLAK; this comes from the exons ATGAGGTCTCTGGGACAGAATCCAACTGAAGCTGAACTTCAGGACATGATCAACGAGGTTGATGCTGACCAAAATGGAACTATTGATTTCCCTGAGTTCTTGGATTTGATGGCACGAAAGATGAAA GATACTGATTCTGAGGAGGAACTGAAGGAAGCTTTTAAGGTCTTTGATAAGGATCAAAATGGTTTCATTTCCGCTGCTGAG TTGCGACATGTTATGACAAATCTGGGAGAGAAATTGACTGATGAGGAAGTGGATGAGATGATTCGTGAAGCAGATGTTGATGGAGATGGCCAGGTCAACTACGAGGAGTTTGTCAAGATGATGTTGGCCAAGTAA